The Humulus lupulus chromosome 4, drHumLupu1.1, whole genome shotgun sequence genome has a window encoding:
- the LOC133829814 gene encoding basic leucine zipper 19-like, translated as MKAKVDDGELETSDDPLLPNENSSTNFHDSMSVDSFIDDLLKNARTCTHTHTCNPPGPDSAHTHTCYHTHTQVLASEDDDHTTNKEHSGSKSRKSSGNREAVRKYREKKKAHAAYLEEEVKKLRMVNQKLVKKLQRQTVLEAEVLRLRSLLIDLRGKIDDELGSFPFKKLCNTTTIFKEGDCELQPAGGVLGLQCETDSPCFHSHVGSSSQVTAGVNGQMVAPWKENCQPVIADCQANINEISSADLQAMDATQPE; from the coding sequence ATGAAAGCAAAGGTGGATGATGGGGAGTTAGAGACATCAGATGACCCTCTTTTGCCAAATGAGAATTCTTCTACTAATTTTCATGATTCAATGTCTGTGGATTCATTCATTGATGATTTGTTGAAGAATGCCCGGACTTGTACTCACACTCACACTTGCAACCCACCTGGTCCTGACTCAGCTCATACACATACTTGTTACCACACTCACACCCAAGTTCTTGCATCTGAAGATGATGATCACACAACCAACAAAGAGCATTCTGGTTCGAAATCAAGAAAATCTTCAGGCAACCGAGAAGCAGTTCGCAAGTATAGGGAGAAAAAGAAGGCACATGCTGCCTATTTAGAAGAGGAAGTTAAGAAATTGCGCATGGTAAACCAGAAATTAGTTAAGAAATTGCAGAGACAGACAGTTCTTGAAGCTGAAGTCCTACGGCTGAGAAGTCTTTTGATTGATCTAAGAGGAAAGATCGATGACGAATTGGGTTCTTTCCCCTTCAAAAAGCTATGTAACACCACTACTATCTTCAAGGAAGGTGATTGTGAGCTGCAGCCTGCTGGTGGGGTACTTGGCCTGCAATGTGAGACTGATTCGCCATGTTTCCATTCGCATGTTGGATCTTCCTCTCAGGTTACTGCTGGTGTGAATGGTCAAATGGTGGCACCATGGAAAGAGAATTGTCAGCCTGTTATAGCTGATTGTCAAGCCAATATAAATGAGATATCTAGTGCTGATCTACAAGCCATGGATGCAACACAACCAGAGTGA